One Streptomyces coeruleorubidus DNA segment encodes these proteins:
- a CDS encoding amino acid permease — MTSQPTLKTTGSERGGPGEPGGSPGLQAGLKNRHLSMIAIGGVIGAGLFVGSSSGIATAGPGILLSYALVGTLVVLVMRMLGEMSAANPTSGSFSAHADRALGPWAGFSIGWLYWFFWVVVLAVEATAGAVILEGWIPAVPQWAWALIVMVVLTATNLVSVGSYGEFEFWFAGIKVVAIAAFIVIGGLAVFGLLPGVDSEQAGLSNLTEHGGFLPHGAGAILTGVLLVVFSFMGSEIATLAAGESENPQQAVTKATNSIIWRVAVFYLGSIFVVVSLLPWDSKSITKDGSYVAALDSLGIPHAGQIMNFIVLTSVLSCLNSGLYTASRMAFSLGQRGDAPKSFARTTANGVPRTAILASVAFGFVAVFFNYKFPDSVFLFLVNSSGAVALFVWLVICFSQLRMRKIIKAEAPEKLVVKMWLYPYLTWATAALIVFILGYMLTDTEHDGRQTIVLSLIVAALVLVVAFVKERVGGGRRAAAADAAQAQAQTQAQDDSRDEVSAG; from the coding sequence ATGACCTCGCAGCCGACTCTCAAGACGACAGGAAGCGAACGCGGCGGCCCCGGAGAACCCGGTGGCAGCCCCGGGCTCCAGGCCGGGCTCAAGAACCGGCATCTGTCGATGATCGCCATCGGTGGTGTCATCGGGGCGGGCCTGTTCGTCGGGTCCAGCTCCGGTATCGCCACCGCCGGGCCCGGCATCCTCCTGTCGTACGCCCTCGTCGGCACGCTCGTCGTGCTGGTGATGCGGATGCTCGGTGAGATGTCGGCCGCCAATCCGACCTCGGGTTCCTTCTCCGCGCACGCCGACCGGGCGCTCGGACCCTGGGCCGGTTTCTCCATCGGCTGGCTGTACTGGTTCTTCTGGGTGGTCGTGCTGGCGGTCGAGGCGACCGCCGGTGCCGTGATCCTTGAGGGGTGGATCCCGGCCGTGCCGCAGTGGGCCTGGGCCCTGATCGTGATGGTGGTGCTCACCGCCACCAACCTCGTCTCCGTCGGGTCGTACGGCGAGTTCGAGTTCTGGTTCGCCGGGATCAAGGTGGTCGCGATCGCCGCGTTCATCGTCATCGGCGGGCTGGCCGTGTTCGGGCTCCTGCCGGGTGTGGACAGCGAGCAGGCCGGGCTGAGCAACCTCACCGAGCACGGGGGCTTCCTGCCCCACGGTGCCGGGGCGATCCTCACCGGTGTGCTGCTCGTCGTCTTCTCCTTCATGGGCAGCGAGATCGCCACCCTGGCCGCCGGTGAGTCCGAGAACCCGCAGCAGGCCGTCACCAAGGCCACCAACAGCATCATCTGGCGTGTCGCCGTGTTCTACCTCGGCTCGATCTTCGTCGTGGTGTCCCTGCTGCCGTGGGACAGCAAGTCCATCACCAAGGACGGCTCGTACGTCGCCGCGCTCGACTCCCTCGGCATTCCGCACGCCGGTCAGATCATGAACTTCATCGTGCTGACCTCGGTGCTGTCCTGTCTCAACTCCGGCCTCTACACCGCCTCCCGCATGGCCTTCTCGCTCGGCCAGCGCGGCGACGCGCCGAAGTCCTTCGCCCGCACGACCGCCAACGGCGTGCCGCGGACGGCGATCCTCGCGTCCGTCGCGTTCGGATTCGTCGCCGTCTTCTTCAACTACAAGTTCCCGGACTCCGTCTTCCTCTTCCTCGTGAACTCCAGTGGCGCGGTCGCCCTGTTCGTGTGGCTGGTGATCTGCTTCTCGCAGCTGCGGATGCGGAAGATCATCAAGGCCGAGGCGCCGGAGAAGCTCGTCGTGAAGATGTGGCTGTACCCGTACCTGACCTGGGCGACGGCCGCGCTGATCGTGTTCATCCTCGGTTACATGCTCACTGACACCGAGCACGACGGACGCCAGACCATCGTGCTGTCGCTGATCGTCGCGGCGCTCGTCCTCGTCGTCGCCTTCGTGAAGGAGAGGGTCGGTGGGGGTCGGCGGGCCGCCGCCGCTGACGCCGCGCAGGCGCAGGCACAGACCCAGGCACAGGACGACAGCCGGGACGAGGTCTCGGCCGGCTGA
- a CDS encoding Fpg/Nei family DNA glycosylase: protein MPEGHTIHRLALDYATAFLGTTPQVTSPQGKFSDAATLLTGTELTHTEAHGKHLFLGFHATDWIHIHLGLFGKVTFGPTPAPPATDTVRLRLANDTTYVDLRGPTTCALITPPEKQAIHDRLGPDPLRDDADPDTAYRRVSRSRTTIAALLMDQKVIAGVGNVYRAEVLFRHRIDPYRPGKDITPSEWHAIWTDLAELMHEGVRNNRIDTVRPEHTPEAMGRPPRVDDHGGEVYVYRRADQPCHICGGEIRTADLAARNLFWCPTCQRP from the coding sequence GTGCCGGAAGGCCACACCATCCACCGGCTGGCCCTCGACTACGCCACCGCCTTCCTCGGCACAACCCCCCAGGTAACCAGCCCCCAGGGCAAGTTCAGCGACGCCGCCACCCTCCTCACCGGCACGGAACTCACCCACACGGAAGCCCACGGCAAACACCTCTTCCTCGGCTTCCACGCCACCGACTGGATCCACATCCACCTCGGCCTCTTCGGCAAGGTCACCTTCGGCCCCACCCCCGCACCCCCGGCCACCGACACCGTCCGTCTCCGCCTCGCGAACGACACCACCTACGTGGACCTCCGCGGCCCCACCACCTGCGCCCTCATCACACCCCCGGAGAAGCAGGCGATACACGACCGCCTCGGCCCCGACCCCCTCCGCGACGACGCCGACCCGGACACCGCATACCGCCGCGTCTCCCGCAGCCGTACGACCATCGCCGCCCTCCTCATGGACCAGAAGGTCATCGCCGGCGTGGGAAACGTCTACCGCGCGGAAGTCCTCTTCCGGCACCGCATCGACCCGTACCGCCCCGGCAAGGACATCACCCCGTCCGAGTGGCACGCGATCTGGACCGACCTGGCCGAGCTCATGCACGAGGGCGTCCGCAACAACCGCATCGACACGGTCCGCCCGGAACACACCCCGGAGGCGATGGGCCGCCCACCCCGGGTGGACGACCACGGCGGCGAGGTGTACGTCTACCGCAGGGCCGACCAGCCCTGCCACATCTGTGGCGGCGAGATCCGCACCGCCGATCTCGCCGCCCGCAACCTCTTCTGGTGCCCGACCTGCCAACGCCCCTGA
- a CDS encoding ribose-5-phosphate isomerase, producing the protein MRVYLGSDHAGYELKNHLVEWLKAAGHDPVDCGPHIYDAQDDYPPFCLRAAEQTAADPDALGIVIGGSGNGEQIAANKVKGVRAALAWSEETAALGRQHNNANVVAVGARMHSQAEATAFVETFLNTPFSGDERHVRRIDMLDAYESTGDLPPIPPHHPQP; encoded by the coding sequence ATGCGCGTGTACCTCGGCTCGGACCATGCGGGCTACGAACTCAAGAACCACCTCGTCGAGTGGCTGAAGGCGGCGGGTCACGACCCCGTCGACTGCGGCCCGCACATCTACGACGCCCAGGACGACTACCCGCCCTTCTGCCTCCGCGCCGCGGAGCAGACGGCCGCGGACCCCGACGCCCTCGGCATCGTCATCGGCGGCTCCGGCAACGGCGAGCAGATCGCCGCGAACAAGGTCAAGGGCGTCCGCGCGGCCCTCGCCTGGAGCGAGGAGACGGCGGCCCTCGGTCGCCAGCACAACAACGCCAACGTCGTCGCCGTGGGCGCGCGCATGCACTCGCAGGCCGAGGCGACGGCCTTCGTCGAGACGTTCCTCAACACGCCGTTCTCCGGTGACGAACGTCACGTCCGCCGAATCGACATGCTCGACGCGTACGAGTCAACAGGCGACCTCCCTCCCATCCCGCCCCACCACCCCCAGCCGTAG